A section of the Papio anubis isolate 15944 chromosome 16, Panubis1.0, whole genome shotgun sequence genome encodes:
- the LOC101016081 gene encoding glutathione S-transferase theta-1 isoform X2, translating into MFPVFLGEPVSPQTLAATLAELDVNLQLLEDKFLQNKAFLTGPHISLADLVAITELMHPVGAGCQVFESRPKLATWRQRVEAAVGEDLFREAHEVILKAKDFPPADPTIKQRLMPWVLAMIR; encoded by the exons ATGTTCCCTGTTTTCCTGGGCGAGCCAGTATCTCCCCAGACACTGGCAGCCACCCTGGCAGAGCTGGATGTGAACCTGCAGTTGCTCGAGGACAAGTTCCTCCAGAACAAGGCCTTCCTTACTGGGCCTCACATCTCCTTAGCTGACCTGGTAGCCATCACGGAGCTGATGCAT CCTGTGGGTGCTGGCTGCCAAGTCTTCGAAAGCCGACCCAAGCTGGCCACATGGCGGCAGCGCGTGGAGGCAGCAGTGGGGGAGGACCTCTTCCGGGAGGCCCATGAGGTCATTCTGAAGGCCAAGGACTTCCCACCTGCAGACCCCACCATAAAGCAGAGGCTGATGCCCTGGGTGCTGGCCATGATCCGGTGA